In Corylus avellana chromosome ca2, CavTom2PMs-1.0, the following proteins share a genomic window:
- the LOC132169098 gene encoding uncharacterized protein LOC132169098, which yields MGIKLKPKEIQLLLEKLYKKASEESESDIPECNLYGEKEPWQIWDEAILASACMQAGGAAAAATLMNQKEVCVFTKVKKKTLNSSCIDRTVGTGAWKGEDTGVPIYGNATTNEGTTTELVGIRKRFRYESKTVHHGRWIMYEYALQPSTLTHAKVNIH from the coding sequence ATGGGGATAAAGCTGAAACCCAAAGAAATACAACTTCTCCTTGAAAAACTTTACAAGAAAGCAAGCGAAGAATCAGAAAGCGACATCCCTGAATGCAACTTATACGGCGAGAAAGAGCCGTGGCAAATATGGGACGAGGCAATATTAGCATCGGCATGCATGCAGGCTGGTGGTGCCGCCGCTGCCGCCACGTTAATGAACCAAAAAGAAGTTTGCGTCTTCAcaaaggtgaagaagaagacCCTCAACAGCTCATGTATCGACCGGACGGTGGGAACGGGCGCGTGGAAAGGGGAGGACACCGGCGTCCCGATTTATGGTAATGCGACTACTAATGAAGGAACTACTACGGAGCTTGTCGGAATCAGAAAAAGGTTTCGATATGAGAGTAAGACGGTCCATCACGGCCGTTGGATCATGTACGAGTATGCCCTTCAACCCTCCACGCTTACCCATGCAAAAGTAAATATTCATTAA
- the LOC132170789 gene encoding OVARIAN TUMOR DOMAIN-containing deubiquitinating enzyme 5-like, whose amino-acid sequence MDDAQEIEDKTSEATSDDDASQTKQETRDEMLARHRKEISQLQNKEIELKKAAAKGSKAEQKAKKKQVEEDISQRSTKLKEKQAEELASLGYVSNDGGGKSNIDNLVKAIAGVSVTSQPDQSKPSKGAKRRGKRAQQEAEREQRIQEEQSNIVSERMIENEKLEKKLEPLGLTVNEIKPDGHCLYRAVEDQLALLSGGLSPYMYQELREMVATYMRTHSSDFLPFFLSDNVIEDDSNNSLAERFENYCKEVESTAAWGGQLELGALTHCLRKHIMIFSGSFPDVEMGKEYKSDGGNGSSKSSIKLSYHKHAFGLGEHYNSVVPI is encoded by the exons ATGGATGACGCTCAAGAAATAGAGGATAAAACATCTGAAGCAACTTCTGATGATGATGCATCGCAAACGAAACAGGAAACTCGTGATGAAATGCTTGCTAGGCACAG GAAAGAGATATCACAACTGCAGAACAAGGAAATTGAACTGAAAAAGGCAGCAGCCAAAGGTAGCAAAGCTGAACAGAAAGCTAAGAAGAAGCAGGTGGAGGAAGATATCTCTCAACGTTCTACTAAGCTTAAAGAAAAACAGGCTGAAGAACTTGCTTCATTAGGCTATGTCAGTAATGATGGAGGTGGAAAGAGCAACATTGACAATTTGGTGAAAGCCATAGCTGGGGTTTCTGTTACAAGTCAACCTGACCAATCAAAGCCCAGCAAGGGTGCAAAGAGGCGAGGGAAAAGAGCTCAGCAAGAAGCAGAAAGAGAGCAAAGAATTCAGGAAGAGCAGAGCAACATTGTGAGTGAACGAATGATTGAAAAtgagaaattggaaaaaaagCTTGAACCCCTTGGTTTGACTGTTAACGAAATAAAGCCGGATGGCCACTGCCTCTACCGAGCTGTTGAGGACCAGTTAGCCCTCTTATCTGGTGGTTTATCTCCTTATATGTACCAAGAGCTTCGAGAAATGGTGGCTACTTATATGAGGACACATTCGTCGGATTTCCTCCCATTTTTCCTTTCAGATAATGTGATAGAAGATGATTCCAATAATTCACTTGCAGAGAGATTTGAGAATTACTGTAAAGAAGTGGAGTCAACAGCGGCATGGGGAGGACAACTAGAACTTGGTGCTTTAACTCACTGCCTTAGAAAACATATCATGATATTTTCAGGGTCATTCCCTGATGTTGAGATGGGGAAGGAGTACAAATCTGATGGTGGAAATGGTTCATCAAAATCAAGCATCAAGCTATCATACCATAAGCATGCATTTGGGCTTGGTGAGCACTACAATTCTGTGGTCCCAATTTGA
- the LOC132172428 gene encoding uncharacterized protein LOC132172428 isoform X2, translating into MWQLMLTVDLLKHGIPDPSSILPSHSQSFNLGPEKENKDKDHKSEEYMSAPVFVHTKLADQDLSPRDFSQLRKAILHYFNMSSFMRDKSRNMSKGQPLSSMASGMQSNDPDFAWPDLFVIPRKGKDDFPRDQYESYFSTLCKLRDQVLAMNCPPFARTVSERDWLKNSAKIWELVKNSPVIAEYSRTLQSSGLSRR; encoded by the exons ATGTGGCAATTGATGTTGACA GTTGACTTGTTGAAACATGGCATACCTGACCCATCTTCAATACTCCCTTCTCATTCCCAGAGCTTCAATTTGGGGCccgaaaaggaaaacaaagataaaGACCATAAAAGTGAAGAGTATATGTCTGCTCCAGTTTTTGTCCATACAAA ATTGGCCGACCAAGATCTCAGTCCACGAGATTTTTCCCAGCTGAGGAAGGCCATTTTACACTATTTCAACATGTCTTCCTTTATGAGAGACAAATCTAGAAATATGAGCAAAGGTCAACCACTTTCTTCCATGGCTTCTGGTATGCAGAGTAATGATCCTGATTTTGCGTGGCCGGATTTGTTTGTTATCCCACGTAAGGGCAAGGATGACTTCCCAAGAGATCAATatgaaagttatttttctaCGCTATGCAAATTGCGGGAtcag GTTCTAGCCATGAATTGCCCTCCATTTGCAAGGACTGTATCAGAACGCGATTGGTTGAAGAATTCTGCCAAGATTTGGGAACTCGTGAAGAACTCCCCAGTAATTGCAGAATACAGCAGAACACTCCAAAGTTCGGGTCTTTCTAGGAGGTAG
- the LOC132172428 gene encoding uncharacterized protein LOC132172428 isoform X1, which translates to MRPDGSSTISVLGGESLSAELAHELMSIQLGVLLASVCHVLLVVSEGVHDYSMWQLMLTVDLLKHGIPDPSSILPSHSQSFNLGPEKENKDKDHKSEEYMSAPVFVHTKLADQDLSPRDFSQLRKAILHYFNMSSFMRDKSRNMSKGQPLSSMASGMQSNDPDFAWPDLFVIPRKGKDDFPRDQYESYFSTLCKLRDQVLAMNCPPFARTVSERDWLKNSAKIWELVKNSPVIAEYSRTLQSSGLSRR; encoded by the exons ATGAGACCTGATGGCTCATCCACGATATCAGTTCTAGGTGGCGAGTCTTTGTCTGCTGAATTGGCTCATGAACTTATGAGTATTCAG CTTGGTGTTCTACTAGCATCCGTTTGTCATGTATTACTTGTGGTATCGGAGGGAGTTCATGATTACAGCATGTGGCAATTGATGTTGACA GTTGACTTGTTGAAACATGGCATACCTGACCCATCTTCAATACTCCCTTCTCATTCCCAGAGCTTCAATTTGGGGCccgaaaaggaaaacaaagataaaGACCATAAAAGTGAAGAGTATATGTCTGCTCCAGTTTTTGTCCATACAAA ATTGGCCGACCAAGATCTCAGTCCACGAGATTTTTCCCAGCTGAGGAAGGCCATTTTACACTATTTCAACATGTCTTCCTTTATGAGAGACAAATCTAGAAATATGAGCAAAGGTCAACCACTTTCTTCCATGGCTTCTGGTATGCAGAGTAATGATCCTGATTTTGCGTGGCCGGATTTGTTTGTTATCCCACGTAAGGGCAAGGATGACTTCCCAAGAGATCAATatgaaagttatttttctaCGCTATGCAAATTGCGGGAtcag GTTCTAGCCATGAATTGCCCTCCATTTGCAAGGACTGTATCAGAACGCGATTGGTTGAAGAATTCTGCCAAGATTTGGGAACTCGTGAAGAACTCCCCAGTAATTGCAGAATACAGCAGAACACTCCAAAGTTCGGGTCTTTCTAGGAGGTAG
- the LOC132169099 gene encoding OVARIAN TUMOR DOMAIN-containing deubiquitinating enzyme 5-like yields the protein DDDASQTKQETRDEMLARHRKEISQLQNKEIELKKAAAKGSKAEQKAKKKQVEEDISQRSTKLKEKQAEELASLGYVSNDGGGKSNIDNLVKAIAGVSVTSQPDQSKPSKGAKRRGKRAQQEAEREQRIQEEQSNIVSERMIENEKLEKKLEPLGFTVNEIKPDGHCLYRAVEDQLALLSGGLSPYMYQELREMVATYMRTHSSDFLPFFLSDNVIEDDSNNSLAERFENYCKEVESTAAWGGQLELGALTHCLRKHIMIFSGSFPDVEMGKEYKSDGGNGSSKSSIKLSYHKHAFGLGEHYNSVVPI from the exons GATGATGATGCATCGCAAACGAAACAGGAAACTCGTGATGAAATGCTTGCTAGGCACAG GAAAGAGATATCACAACTGCAGAACAAGGAAATTGAACTGAAAAAGGCAGCAGCCAAAGGTAGCAAAGCTGAACAGAAAGCTAAGAAGAAGCAGGTGGAGGAAGATATCTCTCAACGTTCTACTAAGCTTAAAGAAAAACAGGCTGAAGAACTTGCTTCATTAGGCTATGTCAGTAATGATGGAGGTGGAAAGAGCAACATTGACAATTTGGTGAAAGCCATAGCTGGGGTTTCTGTTACAAGTCAACCTGACCAATCAAAGCCCAGCAAGGGTGCAAAGAGGCGAGGGAAAAGAGCTCAGCAAGAAGCAGAAAGAGAGCAAAGAATTCAGGAAGAGCAGAGCAACATTGTGAGTGAACGAATGATTGAAAAtgagaaattggaaaaaaagCTTGAACCCCTTGGTTTTACTGTTAACGAAATAAAGCCGGATGGCCACTGCCTCTACCGAGCTGTTGAGGACCAGTTAGCCCTCTTATCTGGTGGTTTATCTCCTTATATGTACCAAGAGCTTCGAGAAATGGTGGCTACTTATATGAGGACACATTCGTCGGATTTCCTCCCATTTTTCCTTTCAGATAATGTGATAGAAGATGATTCCAATAATTCACTTGCAGAGAGATTTGAGAATTACTGTAAAGAAGTGGAGTCAACAGCGGCATGGGGAGGACAACTAGAACTTGGTGCTTTAACTCACTGCCTTAGAAAACATATCATGATATTTTCTGGGTCATTCCCTGATGTAGAGATGGGGAAGGAGTACAAATCTGATGGTGGAAATGGTTCATCAAAATCAAGCATCAAGCTATCATACCATAAGCATGCATTTGGGCTTGGTGAGCACTACAATTCTGTGGTCCCAATTTGA